The following coding sequences are from one Musa acuminata AAA Group cultivar baxijiao chromosome BXJ1-6, Cavendish_Baxijiao_AAA, whole genome shotgun sequence window:
- the LOC103971085 gene encoding dof zinc finger protein DOF5.3-like isoform X1, with translation MEIPNAHSQAMARHHVDGLLVCPKNQLEQERRPRPHPEQALKCPRCASTNTKFCYYNNYSLSQPRYFCKGCRRYWTQGGSLRNVPVGGGCRKNKRSSSSFPSKMTRDLDLTATSSINPLPPTFVPPPLASDLTLAFSGLHKEPPTEHLGLENHCQSLLLEHASTESLLTTLSTNNGFLDTLRSGSVDALNPSGLNNPYYGFGVHGSVEVKVGVSVEDRLMFPVGGPGDAAARTVTGQGSWKDMDEGEAKVLMGLPWQVEGDGNMAVDSGRDWTGGASSWPGLMGSSLISAARTDMSSTIGDAYAFF, from the exons ATGGAAATTCCTAATGCTCACAGCCAG GCAATGGCTAGGCATCATGTGGATGGACTACTAGTGTGCCCCAAGAACCAACTGGAACAGGAAAGAAGACCGAGGCCTCACCCAGAGCAGGCTCTCAAATGCCCCAGATGTGCTTCtaccaacaccaagttctgctactacaacaactacagcctCTCCCAGCCAAGGTACTTCTGCAAGGGTTGCAGGAGGTACTGGACTCAGGGAGGCTCTCTCAGGAATGTCCCAGTTGGAGGTGGCTGCAGGAAGAACAAGAgatcctcctcttccttcccttCAAAGATGACACGAGACCTAGATCTCACTGCCACCAGCTCCATTAATCCACTTCCCCCTACCTTCGTTCCTCCTCCACTTGCCAGTGATCTCACCTTGGCCTTTTCTGGCCTCCACAAGGAACCACCCACCGAGCATCTGGGACTGGAAAACCATTGCCAAAGCCTTCTTCTAGAGCATGCCAGCACCGAGTCTCTCCTCACTACCCTCTCAACAAACAATGGCTTTCTTGACACTCTAAGGAGTGGCTCTGTGGATGCCCTAAACCCGAGTGGTCTAAACAACCCTTACTATGGTTTTGGTGTCCATGGCAGTGTGGAGGTGAAGGTTGGTGTTAGTGTGGAAGATAGACTTATGTTTCCTGTGGGAGGACCGGGAGATGCAGCAGCTAGGACTGTAACTGGCCAAGGTTCATGGAAGGACATGGATGAAGGGGAGGCCAAAGTGCTGATGGGCCTCCCATGGCAGGTGGAAGGAGATGGGAACATGGCTGTGGATTCTGGAAGAGACTGGACTGGTGGTGCTTCTTCTTGGCCTGGACTTATGGGCAGCTCCTTGATTTCAGCAGCAAGAACAGATATGTCCTCCACCATTGGAGATGCCTATGCCTTCTTCTGA
- the LOC103971085 gene encoding dof zinc finger protein DOF5.3-like isoform X2 translates to MARHHVDGLLVCPKNQLEQERRPRPHPEQALKCPRCASTNTKFCYYNNYSLSQPRYFCKGCRRYWTQGGSLRNVPVGGGCRKNKRSSSSFPSKMTRDLDLTATSSINPLPPTFVPPPLASDLTLAFSGLHKEPPTEHLGLENHCQSLLLEHASTESLLTTLSTNNGFLDTLRSGSVDALNPSGLNNPYYGFGVHGSVEVKVGVSVEDRLMFPVGGPGDAAARTVTGQGSWKDMDEGEAKVLMGLPWQVEGDGNMAVDSGRDWTGGASSWPGLMGSSLISAARTDMSSTIGDAYAFF, encoded by the coding sequence ATGGCTAGGCATCATGTGGATGGACTACTAGTGTGCCCCAAGAACCAACTGGAACAGGAAAGAAGACCGAGGCCTCACCCAGAGCAGGCTCTCAAATGCCCCAGATGTGCTTCtaccaacaccaagttctgctactacaacaactacagcctCTCCCAGCCAAGGTACTTCTGCAAGGGTTGCAGGAGGTACTGGACTCAGGGAGGCTCTCTCAGGAATGTCCCAGTTGGAGGTGGCTGCAGGAAGAACAAGAgatcctcctcttccttcccttCAAAGATGACACGAGACCTAGATCTCACTGCCACCAGCTCCATTAATCCACTTCCCCCTACCTTCGTTCCTCCTCCACTTGCCAGTGATCTCACCTTGGCCTTTTCTGGCCTCCACAAGGAACCACCCACCGAGCATCTGGGACTGGAAAACCATTGCCAAAGCCTTCTTCTAGAGCATGCCAGCACCGAGTCTCTCCTCACTACCCTCTCAACAAACAATGGCTTTCTTGACACTCTAAGGAGTGGCTCTGTGGATGCCCTAAACCCGAGTGGTCTAAACAACCCTTACTATGGTTTTGGTGTCCATGGCAGTGTGGAGGTGAAGGTTGGTGTTAGTGTGGAAGATAGACTTATGTTTCCTGTGGGAGGACCGGGAGATGCAGCAGCTAGGACTGTAACTGGCCAAGGTTCATGGAAGGACATGGATGAAGGGGAGGCCAAAGTGCTGATGGGCCTCCCATGGCAGGTGGAAGGAGATGGGAACATGGCTGTGGATTCTGGAAGAGACTGGACTGGTGGTGCTTCTTCTTGGCCTGGACTTATGGGCAGCTCCTTGATTTCAGCAGCAAGAACAGATATGTCCTCCACCATTGGAGATGCCTATGCCTTCTTCTGA
- the LOC135586863 gene encoding O-fucosyltransferase 13-like isoform X4, with translation MLPYLFCDGIGIARILNATLVLPKFEVAAYWNESSGFADVFDVDYFIQQTQGFVEVVKELPEEITSREPFRVDCSKRKGQFDYVEGVLPALLEHRYISLTPAMSQRRDRYPVYAKAALCQGCYNALRLNKALEAKGSELFKAIPKPFLTLHLRFEPDMVAYSKCDYPGLSSTSLAAIEAARGDRKSWTGDAARSWRNRGKCPLTPKETAFILQSLKIPTNTTIYLAAGDGLLEMEGFTSVYTNVYTKSSLLNSKDFNLMHGNTKAALDYYVSINSNAYIATYFGNMDKMVSAMRAANVHYRTLALSRRAFANLTALGLEGVELADALWKSHREDFVTGRGTALPDCFCESTL, from the exons ATGCTTCCTTACCTG TTCTGTGATGGCATTGGGATAGCTCGGATCCTAAATGCGACTCTAGTCTTGCCCAAGTTTGAGGTGGCGGCTTACTGGAATGAGTCGAG TGGCTTCGCCGATGTGTTTGATGTAGACTACTTTATTCAACAAACGCAAGGTTTCGTGGAAGTTGTGAAAGAGTTGCCAGAGGAAATCACATCGAGAGAACCCTTTAGGGTGGACTGCAGCAAACGCAAAGGCCAATTTGATTATGTTGAAGGAGTGCTCCCTGCTCTGCTGGAACATCGCTATATATCTCTAACGCCAGCTATGAGCCAGAGAAGAGATAG GTATCCAGTATATGCTAAGGCTGCTCTTTGTCAAGGGTGTTACAATGCGCTGCGCCTTAACAAGGCCTTGGAGGCTAAAGGTTCCGAGCTCTTCAAGGCAATACCAAAACCCTTCCTCACCTTACACCTCAGATTTGAACCAGACATGGTGGCCTACAGTAAATGTGACTACCCTGGACTCTCTTCCACGTCCTTGGCTGCTATCGAAGCAGCACGAGGGGATAGAAAATCATGGACCGGTGATGCTGCACGCAGTTGGAGGAATCGTGGGAAATGCCCTCTGACTCCAAAAGAAACAGCATTTATCCTCCAATCTCTTAAAATCCCTACAAACACAACAATCTATTTGGCAGCTGGAGATGGTCTCCTCGAGATGGAAGGCTTCACATCAGTTTACACCAATGTCTACACTAAATCTTCCCTCTTAAACAGCAAAGATTTTAATCTCATGCACGGCAACACGAAAGCTGCCCTGGATTACTATGTTTCGATCAACAGCAACGCATACATTGCAACTTATTTTGGAAACATGGACAAGATGGTATCGGCAATGAGAGCAGCGAATGTACATTACAGAACATTGGCTTTGAGCAGGAGGGCTTTTGCAAATCTTACAGCACTTGGGCTGGAAGGGGTGGAGTTGGCTGATGCTTTGTGGAAGTCTCACAGAGAAGATTTTGTCACGGGGAGGGGCACTGCTTTGCCTGATTGTTTTTGTGAATCTACTTTGTGA
- the LOC135586863 gene encoding O-fucosyltransferase 13-like isoform X5: MRRDFCDGIGIARILNATLVLPKFEVAAYWNESSGFADVFDVDYFIQQTQGFVEVVKELPEEITSREPFRVDCSKRKGQFDYVEGVLPALLEHRYISLTPAMSQRRDRYPVYAKAALCQGCYNALRLNKALEAKGSELFKAIPKPFLTLHLRFEPDMVAYSKCDYPGLSSTSLAAIEAARGDRKSWTGDAARSWRNRGKCPLTPKETAFILQSLKIPTNTTIYLAAGDGLLEMEGFTSVYTNVYTKSSLLNSKDFNLMHGNTKAALDYYVSINSNAYIATYFGNMDKMVSAMRAANVHYRTLALSRRAFANLTALGLEGVELADALWKSHREDFVTGRGTALPDCFCESTL, translated from the exons ATGAGACGAGAT TTCTGTGATGGCATTGGGATAGCTCGGATCCTAAATGCGACTCTAGTCTTGCCCAAGTTTGAGGTGGCGGCTTACTGGAATGAGTCGAG TGGCTTCGCCGATGTGTTTGATGTAGACTACTTTATTCAACAAACGCAAGGTTTCGTGGAAGTTGTGAAAGAGTTGCCAGAGGAAATCACATCGAGAGAACCCTTTAGGGTGGACTGCAGCAAACGCAAAGGCCAATTTGATTATGTTGAAGGAGTGCTCCCTGCTCTGCTGGAACATCGCTATATATCTCTAACGCCAGCTATGAGCCAGAGAAGAGATAG GTATCCAGTATATGCTAAGGCTGCTCTTTGTCAAGGGTGTTACAATGCGCTGCGCCTTAACAAGGCCTTGGAGGCTAAAGGTTCCGAGCTCTTCAAGGCAATACCAAAACCCTTCCTCACCTTACACCTCAGATTTGAACCAGACATGGTGGCCTACAGTAAATGTGACTACCCTGGACTCTCTTCCACGTCCTTGGCTGCTATCGAAGCAGCACGAGGGGATAGAAAATCATGGACCGGTGATGCTGCACGCAGTTGGAGGAATCGTGGGAAATGCCCTCTGACTCCAAAAGAAACAGCATTTATCCTCCAATCTCTTAAAATCCCTACAAACACAACAATCTATTTGGCAGCTGGAGATGGTCTCCTCGAGATGGAAGGCTTCACATCAGTTTACACCAATGTCTACACTAAATCTTCCCTCTTAAACAGCAAAGATTTTAATCTCATGCACGGCAACACGAAAGCTGCCCTGGATTACTATGTTTCGATCAACAGCAACGCATACATTGCAACTTATTTTGGAAACATGGACAAGATGGTATCGGCAATGAGAGCAGCGAATGTACATTACAGAACATTGGCTTTGAGCAGGAGGGCTTTTGCAAATCTTACAGCACTTGGGCTGGAAGGGGTGGAGTTGGCTGATGCTTTGTGGAAGTCTCACAGAGAAGATTTTGTCACGGGGAGGGGCACTGCTTTGCCTGATTGTTTTTGTGAATCTACTTTGTGA
- the LOC135586863 gene encoding O-fucosyltransferase 13-like isoform X1 yields MSSSTQWHHQIHPLLRRHSFPLLLLPILLLVAALLFSPSAPNRFISSFGCVPDLAISFFLVPSSFISLSDRYFSPEVADTDIWSARRVVDWRPCVWWKNASLPALPAKTNGYIRVDCYGGLNQMRRDFCDGIGIARILNATLVLPKFEVAAYWNESSGFADVFDVDYFIQQTQGFVEVVKELPEEITSREPFRVDCSKRKGQFDYVEGVLPALLEHRYISLTPAMSQRRDRYPVYAKAALCQGCYNALRLNKALEAKGSELFKAIPKPFLTLHLRFEPDMVAYSKCDYPGLSSTSLAAIEAARGDRKSWTGDAARSWRNRGKCPLTPKETAFILQSLKIPTNTTIYLAAGDGLLEMEGFTSVYTNVYTKSSLLNSKDFNLMHGNTKAALDYYVSINSNAYIATYFGNMDKMVSAMRAANVHYRTLALSRRAFANLTALGLEGVELADALWKSHREDFVTGRGTALPDCFCESTL; encoded by the exons ATGTCGTCGTCGACCCAATGGCACCACCAAATACATCCCCTGCTCCGCCGCCACAGCTTCCCCTTGCTCCTCCTCCCCATCCTCCTCCTCGTTGCCGCCCTCCTCTTCTCTCCCTCCGCCCCCAATCGCTTCATCTCCTCCTTCGGGTGTGTTCCAGATCTCGCTATTTCCTTCTTCCTTGTCCCATCGTCTTTTATCTCGCTTTCCGACAGGTATTTCTCGCCGGAGGTGGCCGACACCGACATCTGGAGCGCGCGCCGGGTCGTGGATTGGAGGCCGTGCGTTTGGTGGAAGAATGCTTCCTTACCTG CTCTGCCCGCGAAGACCAACGGTTATATCCGGGTGGATTGCTACGGCGGCCTCAATCAGATGAGACGAGAT TTCTGTGATGGCATTGGGATAGCTCGGATCCTAAATGCGACTCTAGTCTTGCCCAAGTTTGAGGTGGCGGCTTACTGGAATGAGTCGAG TGGCTTCGCCGATGTGTTTGATGTAGACTACTTTATTCAACAAACGCAAGGTTTCGTGGAAGTTGTGAAAGAGTTGCCAGAGGAAATCACATCGAGAGAACCCTTTAGGGTGGACTGCAGCAAACGCAAAGGCCAATTTGATTATGTTGAAGGAGTGCTCCCTGCTCTGCTGGAACATCGCTATATATCTCTAACGCCAGCTATGAGCCAGAGAAGAGATAG GTATCCAGTATATGCTAAGGCTGCTCTTTGTCAAGGGTGTTACAATGCGCTGCGCCTTAACAAGGCCTTGGAGGCTAAAGGTTCCGAGCTCTTCAAGGCAATACCAAAACCCTTCCTCACCTTACACCTCAGATTTGAACCAGACATGGTGGCCTACAGTAAATGTGACTACCCTGGACTCTCTTCCACGTCCTTGGCTGCTATCGAAGCAGCACGAGGGGATAGAAAATCATGGACCGGTGATGCTGCACGCAGTTGGAGGAATCGTGGGAAATGCCCTCTGACTCCAAAAGAAACAGCATTTATCCTCCAATCTCTTAAAATCCCTACAAACACAACAATCTATTTGGCAGCTGGAGATGGTCTCCTCGAGATGGAAGGCTTCACATCAGTTTACACCAATGTCTACACTAAATCTTCCCTCTTAAACAGCAAAGATTTTAATCTCATGCACGGCAACACGAAAGCTGCCCTGGATTACTATGTTTCGATCAACAGCAACGCATACATTGCAACTTATTTTGGAAACATGGACAAGATGGTATCGGCAATGAGAGCAGCGAATGTACATTACAGAACATTGGCTTTGAGCAGGAGGGCTTTTGCAAATCTTACAGCACTTGGGCTGGAAGGGGTGGAGTTGGCTGATGCTTTGTGGAAGTCTCACAGAGAAGATTTTGTCACGGGGAGGGGCACTGCTTTGCCTGATTGTTTTTGTGAATCTACTTTGTGA
- the LOC135586863 gene encoding O-fucosyltransferase 13-like isoform X3 produces MAPPNTSPAPPPQLPLAPPPHPPPRCRPPLLSLRPQSLHLLLRFCDGIGIARILNATLVLPKFEVAAYWNESSGFADVFDVDYFIQQTQGFVEVVKELPEEITSREPFRVDCSKRKGQFDYVEGVLPALLEHRYISLTPAMSQRRDRYPVYAKAALCQGCYNALRLNKALEAKGSELFKAIPKPFLTLHLRFEPDMVAYSKCDYPGLSSTSLAAIEAARGDRKSWTGDAARSWRNRGKCPLTPKETAFILQSLKIPTNTTIYLAAGDGLLEMEGFTSVYTNVYTKSSLLNSKDFNLMHGNTKAALDYYVSINSNAYIATYFGNMDKMVSAMRAANVHYRTLALSRRAFANLTALGLEGVELADALWKSHREDFVTGRGTALPDCFCESTL; encoded by the exons ATGGCACCACCAAATACATCCCCTGCTCCGCCGCCACAGCTTCCCCTTGCTCCTCCTCCCCATCCTCCTCCTCGTTGCCGCCCTCCTCTTCTCTCCCTCCGCCCCCAATCGCTTCATCTCCTCCTTCGG TTCTGTGATGGCATTGGGATAGCTCGGATCCTAAATGCGACTCTAGTCTTGCCCAAGTTTGAGGTGGCGGCTTACTGGAATGAGTCGAG TGGCTTCGCCGATGTGTTTGATGTAGACTACTTTATTCAACAAACGCAAGGTTTCGTGGAAGTTGTGAAAGAGTTGCCAGAGGAAATCACATCGAGAGAACCCTTTAGGGTGGACTGCAGCAAACGCAAAGGCCAATTTGATTATGTTGAAGGAGTGCTCCCTGCTCTGCTGGAACATCGCTATATATCTCTAACGCCAGCTATGAGCCAGAGAAGAGATAG GTATCCAGTATATGCTAAGGCTGCTCTTTGTCAAGGGTGTTACAATGCGCTGCGCCTTAACAAGGCCTTGGAGGCTAAAGGTTCCGAGCTCTTCAAGGCAATACCAAAACCCTTCCTCACCTTACACCTCAGATTTGAACCAGACATGGTGGCCTACAGTAAATGTGACTACCCTGGACTCTCTTCCACGTCCTTGGCTGCTATCGAAGCAGCACGAGGGGATAGAAAATCATGGACCGGTGATGCTGCACGCAGTTGGAGGAATCGTGGGAAATGCCCTCTGACTCCAAAAGAAACAGCATTTATCCTCCAATCTCTTAAAATCCCTACAAACACAACAATCTATTTGGCAGCTGGAGATGGTCTCCTCGAGATGGAAGGCTTCACATCAGTTTACACCAATGTCTACACTAAATCTTCCCTCTTAAACAGCAAAGATTTTAATCTCATGCACGGCAACACGAAAGCTGCCCTGGATTACTATGTTTCGATCAACAGCAACGCATACATTGCAACTTATTTTGGAAACATGGACAAGATGGTATCGGCAATGAGAGCAGCGAATGTACATTACAGAACATTGGCTTTGAGCAGGAGGGCTTTTGCAAATCTTACAGCACTTGGGCTGGAAGGGGTGGAGTTGGCTGATGCTTTGTGGAAGTCTCACAGAGAAGATTTTGTCACGGGGAGGGGCACTGCTTTGCCTGATTGTTTTTGTGAATCTACTTTGTGA
- the LOC135586863 gene encoding O-fucosyltransferase 13-like isoform X2, with translation MSSSTQWHHQIHPLLRRHSFPLLLLPILLLVAALLFSPSAPNRFISSFGYFSPEVADTDIWSARRVVDWRPCVWWKNASLPALPAKTNGYIRVDCYGGLNQMRRDFCDGIGIARILNATLVLPKFEVAAYWNESSGFADVFDVDYFIQQTQGFVEVVKELPEEITSREPFRVDCSKRKGQFDYVEGVLPALLEHRYISLTPAMSQRRDRYPVYAKAALCQGCYNALRLNKALEAKGSELFKAIPKPFLTLHLRFEPDMVAYSKCDYPGLSSTSLAAIEAARGDRKSWTGDAARSWRNRGKCPLTPKETAFILQSLKIPTNTTIYLAAGDGLLEMEGFTSVYTNVYTKSSLLNSKDFNLMHGNTKAALDYYVSINSNAYIATYFGNMDKMVSAMRAANVHYRTLALSRRAFANLTALGLEGVELADALWKSHREDFVTGRGTALPDCFCESTL, from the exons ATGTCGTCGTCGACCCAATGGCACCACCAAATACATCCCCTGCTCCGCCGCCACAGCTTCCCCTTGCTCCTCCTCCCCATCCTCCTCCTCGTTGCCGCCCTCCTCTTCTCTCCCTCCGCCCCCAATCGCTTCATCTCCTCCTTCGG GTATTTCTCGCCGGAGGTGGCCGACACCGACATCTGGAGCGCGCGCCGGGTCGTGGATTGGAGGCCGTGCGTTTGGTGGAAGAATGCTTCCTTACCTG CTCTGCCCGCGAAGACCAACGGTTATATCCGGGTGGATTGCTACGGCGGCCTCAATCAGATGAGACGAGAT TTCTGTGATGGCATTGGGATAGCTCGGATCCTAAATGCGACTCTAGTCTTGCCCAAGTTTGAGGTGGCGGCTTACTGGAATGAGTCGAG TGGCTTCGCCGATGTGTTTGATGTAGACTACTTTATTCAACAAACGCAAGGTTTCGTGGAAGTTGTGAAAGAGTTGCCAGAGGAAATCACATCGAGAGAACCCTTTAGGGTGGACTGCAGCAAACGCAAAGGCCAATTTGATTATGTTGAAGGAGTGCTCCCTGCTCTGCTGGAACATCGCTATATATCTCTAACGCCAGCTATGAGCCAGAGAAGAGATAG GTATCCAGTATATGCTAAGGCTGCTCTTTGTCAAGGGTGTTACAATGCGCTGCGCCTTAACAAGGCCTTGGAGGCTAAAGGTTCCGAGCTCTTCAAGGCAATACCAAAACCCTTCCTCACCTTACACCTCAGATTTGAACCAGACATGGTGGCCTACAGTAAATGTGACTACCCTGGACTCTCTTCCACGTCCTTGGCTGCTATCGAAGCAGCACGAGGGGATAGAAAATCATGGACCGGTGATGCTGCACGCAGTTGGAGGAATCGTGGGAAATGCCCTCTGACTCCAAAAGAAACAGCATTTATCCTCCAATCTCTTAAAATCCCTACAAACACAACAATCTATTTGGCAGCTGGAGATGGTCTCCTCGAGATGGAAGGCTTCACATCAGTTTACACCAATGTCTACACTAAATCTTCCCTCTTAAACAGCAAAGATTTTAATCTCATGCACGGCAACACGAAAGCTGCCCTGGATTACTATGTTTCGATCAACAGCAACGCATACATTGCAACTTATTTTGGAAACATGGACAAGATGGTATCGGCAATGAGAGCAGCGAATGTACATTACAGAACATTGGCTTTGAGCAGGAGGGCTTTTGCAAATCTTACAGCACTTGGGCTGGAAGGGGTGGAGTTGGCTGATGCTTTGTGGAAGTCTCACAGAGAAGATTTTGTCACGGGGAGGGGCACTGCTTTGCCTGATTGTTTTTGTGAATCTACTTTGTGA